A genomic window from Photobacterium gaetbulicola Gung47 includes:
- a CDS encoding transcriptional regulator, LysR family (COG0583), translating into MVIFHTLVEAGSFTAAARTLGVSTSHVSKQLGSLESELNVKLIQRTTRSLTLTEAGHHFAQYAKQVFAAVNEANDSMALERDDVAGLIRLGLSQSFGTMHIIPAIEKLRQLYPDLQVELSLFDHKADMLADGLDLWITNFEHIPEGYVAQRLAETRFLVTASPKYLIDHPAPTHPSELVNHNCVTYQSRQRDYSCWDFSKQGESLSVKVSGNYRVDLAEAVRDAAVAGWGVAYLASYLLTDEFRDGKLIQLLPDWTANQTMPFYAVYPSRKHLPRKISAVIAFFKQYIGDNPYWDEALKPWVKL; encoded by the coding sequence ATGGTGATTTTTCATACCTTGGTAGAAGCTGGTAGTTTTACTGCCGCGGCACGTACTCTCGGGGTGTCGACTTCCCATGTCAGCAAGCAACTCGGTTCGCTGGAAAGCGAGTTGAACGTCAAGTTGATACAGCGAACAACCCGTAGTTTAACCCTGACAGAAGCCGGCCATCATTTTGCCCAATATGCGAAACAAGTTTTCGCCGCGGTCAATGAAGCCAATGACAGTATGGCGCTGGAGCGTGATGATGTCGCGGGCTTGATTCGTTTAGGACTGTCACAATCATTTGGTACGATGCATATCATCCCGGCTATCGAGAAACTGCGTCAGCTGTATCCTGATCTGCAGGTTGAGCTTAGCTTATTTGATCACAAGGCGGATATGTTGGCCGATGGATTGGATCTGTGGATCACTAACTTTGAGCATATCCCGGAAGGGTACGTTGCCCAGCGTTTGGCTGAGACCCGCTTCCTTGTTACCGCGTCACCTAAATATTTAATCGATCATCCTGCGCCTACCCATCCGTCTGAGCTGGTTAACCATAACTGCGTGACCTATCAAAGCCGGCAGCGCGATTATAGCTGTTGGGATTTCTCTAAGCAGGGTGAGTCGTTGAGCGTAAAAGTCTCAGGAAACTACCGGGTTGATTTAGCCGAAGCGGTTAGGGATGCTGCGGTAGCTGGCTGGGGAGTTGCCTACCTTGCCAGTTACTTGTTAACCGACGAGTTCAGGGATGGGAAGTTAATCCAGCTGCTACCTGACTGGACGGCAAATCAAACGATGCCGTTCTATGCGGTCTATCCGAGTCGCAAGCACTTGCCTCGAAAGATCAGTGCGGTCATTGCCTTTTTTAAACAGTATATTGGTGATAATCCTTATTGGGATGAGGCGCTGAAGCCTTGGGTGAAACTATAA
- a CDS encoding hypothetical protein (COG2303): MAIQENAYFDAIIVGSGPAGATLAKSLSEQGKKVLILEWGSDSPLRGSFWQMADIAAIPSKGAFIGKDLSLLIRGITAGGSSAINYATAMLPPYDMFDRYGIDLRAETEEMQQAVPYRPLPDLLVGPRAKRIWQGAEKAGFEWHKLDKFIDVERCQAGCHLCGYGCPHGAKWTARRFLEDAVTSGAQLITKAKVTRVLTENQPDDSHLAIGVEYQTNSGVHLAFSERVILSAGGIGSPQILQQSGIAGAGQQFFIDPVIAVMGTVDEKFSAGEVPMAAGLHLPEEGIVLSDLALPKPFFHLFTAQAGRFDRLLAADNTLAIMVKVKDSLSGKISANWASKSLCIEDKARLDKGAEMAETILTAAGATHIYRTHHFAAHQGGSAAIGDIVDSNLETEIKRLYVCDASVIPEAWGLPPTFTLLCLAKRLSKHLANRMVAN, encoded by the coding sequence ATGGCAATACAAGAAAACGCGTATTTCGATGCGATCATTGTTGGCAGTGGGCCTGCGGGGGCAACACTGGCCAAGTCACTCAGTGAGCAAGGCAAAAAGGTTCTTATTCTTGAGTGGGGATCTGATTCCCCGCTGAGAGGCTCTTTCTGGCAAATGGCAGATATCGCCGCCATTCCAAGCAAGGGAGCATTTATCGGCAAAGATCTATCCTTGCTTATTCGCGGCATTACCGCCGGCGGCAGTTCGGCGATCAACTATGCCACCGCCATGCTACCGCCGTATGACATGTTTGACCGCTACGGCATTGATTTGCGTGCTGAAACCGAGGAAATGCAACAGGCTGTTCCCTACAGGCCCCTCCCCGATCTCCTCGTAGGACCTCGCGCAAAACGCATCTGGCAGGGGGCCGAAAAAGCAGGCTTTGAATGGCACAAGCTTGACAAGTTCATTGATGTTGAGCGCTGCCAAGCAGGCTGCCACTTGTGTGGTTACGGCTGCCCGCATGGTGCCAAGTGGACTGCACGCCGGTTCTTGGAGGATGCTGTAACGTCTGGCGCCCAGCTCATTACCAAAGCAAAGGTCACCAGGGTGCTAACTGAAAACCAGCCTGATGATAGTCACCTAGCTATAGGGGTTGAGTACCAAACAAATAGCGGTGTTCACCTTGCTTTTTCCGAGCGAGTGATCCTGTCGGCTGGTGGGATTGGCTCACCGCAAATCTTGCAACAAAGTGGCATTGCCGGGGCTGGCCAGCAGTTCTTTATCGATCCTGTCATCGCGGTTATGGGCACGGTCGATGAGAAATTTAGCGCCGGTGAAGTGCCAATGGCTGCGGGCCTGCATCTGCCCGAGGAGGGAATCGTCCTATCAGATCTCGCTCTCCCCAAACCGTTCTTCCACTTGTTTACCGCCCAGGCGGGCCGTTTCGATCGCCTGTTAGCCGCAGATAACACCCTAGCCATCATGGTGAAAGTAAAAGACAGCCTAAGTGGAAAAATATCCGCAAACTGGGCAAGTAAGTCGCTCTGTATTGAGGACAAGGCACGGTTAGACAAAGGCGCAGAAATGGCAGAAACCATTCTTACGGCCGCTGGAGCTACCCACATTTATCGCACCCACCATTTCGCTGCCCATCAAGGTGGCAGCGCCGCCATTGGCGATATTGTTGACAGCAACCTGGAAACCGAAATCAAAAGGCTGTATGTCTGTGATGCCTCGGTCATTCCTGAAGCCTGGGGACTGCCACCAACCTTTACCCTACTTTGCTTGGCAAAAAGGCTATCGAAGCATCTCGCCAACCGCATGGTGGCAAATTAG